A genomic region of Tsukamurella pulmonis contains the following coding sequences:
- a CDS encoding adenylate/guanylate cyclase domain-containing protein gives MGDAEDLDIDGLLLPGEREYTFRELAELGGVDVEDLRVWWTSAGFADLRDDDQKAFTRDDVALVQDLAELFSLDVIDREAVLPGAQSLGQAMYRLAEWQAGIVKTHLDNAHDAGVQDPSAGVARVIDKMENLQAHVWRRHLSTATQRLVTHDSSDALTAKIAVGFADMVGYTRLSRGLAVEELNTLVATFEARMQAVIYGGGGWIIKGVGDEVMFAAEDPGAAARIALELQEPHDYPELDAIEIEFPQLRVGLAYGEVLQRYGDLFGSVVNLAARLTSAARPGTVLIDDNFTQAIADEPGLETRSLRAYRARGFRAVHPHLLRYDKDTRAAKEAEAAEAAQEAETAHEAEAAVDARTGEQTEES, from the coding sequence ATGGGCGACGCCGAAGATCTGGACATCGACGGCCTGCTCCTGCCGGGCGAACGCGAGTACACCTTCCGCGAGCTCGCGGAGCTGGGCGGCGTCGATGTGGAGGACCTGCGCGTCTGGTGGACGTCCGCGGGCTTCGCGGACCTGCGCGACGACGATCAGAAGGCGTTCACGCGCGACGACGTCGCGCTGGTGCAGGACCTCGCCGAGCTGTTCTCGCTGGACGTCATCGACCGGGAAGCCGTGCTGCCGGGGGCGCAGTCCCTCGGGCAGGCGATGTACCGCCTCGCGGAGTGGCAGGCCGGGATCGTCAAGACCCACCTCGACAACGCCCACGACGCGGGCGTGCAGGATCCGTCGGCGGGCGTGGCCCGCGTGATCGACAAGATGGAGAACCTGCAGGCCCACGTGTGGCGGCGGCACCTGTCCACTGCCACGCAGCGCCTGGTCACGCACGACTCGTCGGACGCGTTGACCGCCAAGATCGCGGTGGGCTTCGCCGACATGGTCGGCTACACGCGCCTGTCCCGCGGCCTCGCGGTCGAAGAGCTGAACACCCTCGTCGCGACGTTCGAGGCCCGGATGCAGGCCGTGATCTACGGCGGCGGCGGATGGATCATCAAGGGCGTCGGCGACGAAGTGATGTTCGCGGCCGAGGATCCCGGGGCGGCGGCCCGGATCGCGCTCGAGCTGCAGGAGCCGCACGACTACCCCGAGCTGGACGCGATCGAGATCGAGTTCCCGCAGCTGCGGGTGGGCCTGGCGTACGGCGAGGTGCTGCAGCGCTACGGGGATCTGTTCGGCAGCGTGGTGAACCTCGCGGCCCGGCTGACCAGCGCGGCGCGGCCGGGGACGGTGCTCATCGACGACAACTTCACCCAGGCGATCGCGGACGAGCCGGGCCTGGAGACCCGCAGCCTGCGCGCCTACCGGGCCCGCGGCTTCCGCGCCGTGCACCCGCACCTGCTGCGGTACGACAAGGACACCCGCGCAGCCAAGGAGGCCGAGGCCGCCGAGGCGGCGCAGGAGGCGGAGACCGCCCACGAAGCGGAAGCGGCCGTTGATGCGCGGACCGGCGAGCAGACCGAGGAGTCGTAG
- a CDS encoding helix-turn-helix domain-containing protein, with protein MTSGVASIETHEQVEAERPPLLREVFGRVLRQERTRQGRTLAEVARDAGVSTQYLSEVERGRKEASSEVLGSICDALGGSLIEFVGGVHRELLGARTRPVALAAA; from the coding sequence ATGACGAGCGGGGTGGCGAGCATCGAGACGCACGAGCAGGTCGAGGCCGAGCGCCCCCCGCTGCTGCGCGAGGTGTTCGGCCGCGTCCTGCGGCAGGAGCGCACCCGTCAGGGCCGCACGCTCGCCGAGGTCGCGCGGGACGCCGGTGTCTCCACGCAGTACCTCTCCGAGGTGGAGCGCGGCCGCAAGGAGGCCTCGTCCGAGGTGCTCGGCAGCATCTGCGACGCCCTCGGCGGCTCGCTGATCGAGTTCGTCGGCGGCGTGCACCGCGAGCTGCTCGGCGCGCGCACCCGCCCGGTGGCGCTCGCCGCGGCCTGA